A single Elusimicrobiota bacterium DNA region contains:
- a CDS encoding formate--tetrahydrofolate ligase — MKTAVPSDLEIAQSIKLKPITEIAKSTGINEDELELYGNTKAKIKLETLKRIKNNPQAKYVDVTAITPTPLGEGKTVTTIGASLGLAKIGKKVITCIRQPSLGPVFGIKGGAAGGGYSQVLPMEDFNLHLTGDVHAISLAHNLGMAFLNNAIYRRQLDIDQKKILWRYVVDISDRFLRNIVTGLGTTDDGIPLSTGFDISVASEIMAILALTTDLKDMRKKIGKMVMAFTHDNKPVTAEDLKVAGAMTALMVDAIKPTLLQTTEYTPCFVHAGPFANIAHGNSSIIADQIAVRLSEYVVTESGFGADIGMEKFMNIKCRYSGLVPNCVVMVCSIRALKMHSGKFKVVAGKPLDEGLIKENLGAIEEGICNLEKQIENARLHGVPVVVAINKFSTDTDNEIKLIEKKSKEFGAEAAVLSEVWEKGGNGGKELADAIVKACEKPVKFQHLYSLDMSIKDKIHTIATKIYGAKDVQYSALAEERIKLYTQNGWDKLPICMAKTHLSLSHDPTLKGRPKGFTLTIRDIRASIGAGFLYPLCGEMRTMPGLPSVPAGTKIDIDDQGRIVGLF, encoded by the coding sequence CAGGCCAAATACGTAGACGTCACTGCCATAACACCCACCCCTCTTGGTGAAGGAAAAACTGTCACAACAATAGGCGCTTCGCTTGGGCTCGCAAAAATTGGAAAAAAAGTAATCACTTGTATCAGACAGCCTTCTTTAGGACCGGTTTTTGGCATTAAAGGCGGAGCGGCAGGCGGCGGATATTCCCAGGTACTTCCGATGGAAGATTTTAATCTTCATTTAACAGGTGATGTGCATGCTATCAGTTTAGCGCACAACCTTGGGATGGCTTTTCTCAACAATGCTATCTACCGCAGGCAATTAGATATAGACCAGAAAAAAATTTTATGGCGTTATGTTGTAGATATCAGCGACAGGTTCTTGCGCAACATAGTAACAGGCTTGGGCACTACCGATGATGGTATTCCGTTGTCCACGGGTTTTGATATTTCAGTAGCCAGCGAAATTATGGCGATACTTGCCCTTACCACCGATTTAAAAGATATGCGTAAAAAAATAGGTAAAATGGTAATGGCATTCACTCATGACAACAAACCCGTAACCGCTGAAGACCTCAAAGTTGCAGGCGCAATGACAGCCTTAATGGTTGATGCAATAAAACCAACACTGCTTCAAACAACCGAGTATACTCCCTGCTTTGTACATGCCGGGCCTTTCGCAAACATTGCGCACGGAAATTCTTCTATTATTGCGGATCAAATTGCTGTCAGGCTTAGCGAATATGTGGTTACTGAATCCGGGTTTGGCGCAGACATTGGCATGGAAAAATTCATGAATATAAAATGCCGATATTCCGGGCTTGTGCCTAACTGTGTTGTTATGGTTTGCTCAATAAGAGCTTTAAAGATGCATAGCGGCAAGTTCAAAGTTGTTGCCGGCAAACCGCTGGATGAGGGCTTAATCAAAGAAAATTTGGGCGCAATTGAAGAAGGAATTTGCAATCTTGAAAAACAGATTGAAAATGCGCGTTTGCACGGAGTTCCTGTAGTTGTGGCCATAAACAAATTTTCTACTGATACGGACAACGAAATTAAACTTATAGAAAAAAAATCAAAAGAATTCGGTGCAGAAGCCGCAGTTTTAAGCGAGGTCTGGGAAAAAGGCGGCAACGGCGGAAAAGAACTTGCTGATGCAATAGTAAAAGCTTGTGAAAAACCCGTTAAATTCCAGCATCTTTATTCACTTGATATGTCCATAAAAGACAAAATTCACACTATAGCTACAAAAATTTACGGCGCAAAAGATGTCCAGTATTCAGCCTTGGCTGAAGAAAGAATAAAGCTTTACACACAAAACGGATGGGACAAATTGCCGATATGTATGGCAAAAACTCATCTTTCTTTGTCCCATGACCCGACTTTAAAAGGCAGGCCAAAAGGTTTTACTTTAACAATAAGAGATATCAGAGCATCGATAGGGGCAGGATTTTTATATCCCCTTTGCGGAGAAATGAGGACCATGCCGGGCCTTCCATCTGTACCTGCCGGAACAAAAATTGATATTGACGACCAGGGCCGTATAGTAGGATTATTTTAA